One genomic window of Glycine soja cultivar W05 chromosome 9, ASM419377v2, whole genome shotgun sequence includes the following:
- the LOC114368730 gene encoding zinc finger protein SHOOT GRAVITROPISM 5-like, translating to MLANNLSPSSVPTSEPFPCTENGTATNKRKRRPAGTPDPDAEVVSLSPKTLLESDRYVCEICNQGFQRDQNLQMHRRRHKVPWKLLKRETPVVRKRVFVCPEPTCLHHDPCHALGDLVGIKKHFRRKHSNHKQWVCERCSKGYAVQSDYKAHLKTCGTRGHSCDCGRVFSRVESFIEHQDACNMGRLRPESQPLQPSACLSRTASSPSPSSETNFSTAPWPTRMIIPKPSEPPTIFMNNPITAITTAETSSKSNNKLLHPNLDLQLSTPTTTNNTSNVANRIDAAISPKRDHHHHHENHSTHLQLSIGSSDMSEKNESNRNSSEKSSNSNINDQNNNNKQSNNMALLRVQEQAREHLRIAMAEKAYAEEARKQAKRQIELAEQEFTNAKRIRQQAQAELDKAYSLKEHAMKQINSTMLQITCHGCKQQFQARNAATTPDENSLVLSYVSSAITTEGGGEVENDNNAKDHGKDNN from the exons ATGTTAGCCAATAACTTATCTCCATCGTCAGTTCCCACTTCTGAGCCTTTTCCCTGCACTGAAAATGGCACTGCCACCAATAAAAGGAAGAGAAGGCCCGCAGGAACACCAG ATCCAGATGCAGAAGTGGTGTCCCTCTCGCCGAAGACGTTGTTGGAATCGGATCGTTATGTGTGTGAGATCTGCAACCAGGGATTCCAGAGGGACCAGAACCTTCAGATGCATAGGAGGAGGCACAAGGTGCCATGGAAGCTACTGAAGAGGGAGACACCAGTGGTGAGGAAGAGAGTGTTTGTGTGTCCTGAGCCAACTTGCTTGCACCATGACCCATGTCATGCCTTGGGTGACCTTGTTGGAATTAAGAAGCATTTCAGGAGGAAGCACAGCAATCATAAGCAATGGGTCTGTGAAAGATGCTCCAAAGGCTATGCAGTGCAGTCTGATTACAAAGCACATCTCAAAACGTGTGGCACCCGGGGCCACTCTTGTGATTGTGGCCGCGTTTTCTCAAG GGTTGAGAGTTTCATTGAGCACCAAGATGCTTGCAACATGGGGAGGCTCAGGCCTGAGTCTCAACCTCTTCAACCATCTGCATGCCTTTCTAGAACAGCCTCAAGCCCGAGTCCTTCAAGTGAAACCAATTTCAGCACAGCTCCATGGCCAACAAGGATGATAATACCAAAGCCATCAGAACCACCAACAATCTTCATGAATAACCCTATTACTGCTATCACCACTGCTGAAACCTCATCCAAGAGCAACAACAAACTACTCCACCCCAACTTGGATCTTCAACTCTCCACccccaccaccaccaacaacacATCAAATGTTGCAAACCGTATTGATGCTGCAATATCACCTAAGAgggatcatcatcatcatcatgagaACCATTCAACCCATTTGCAACTCTCAATTGGGTCATCAGATATGAGTGAGAAGAACGAATCAAACAGGAACTCATCAGAGAAGAGCAGCAACAGCAACATTAATGatcagaataataataataagcagTCCAACAACATGGCCTTGTTGAGGGTTCAAGAGCAAGCAAGGGAGCACTTGAGGATAGCCATGGCAGAGAAAGCATATGCTGAGGAAGCAAGGAAACAAGCAAAGAGACAGATTGAGCTGGCGGAGCAAGAGTTCACAAACGCCAAGAGGATAAGACAACAAGCACAAGCGGAACTCGACAAAGCCTACTCCTTGAAAGAACATGCAATGAAGCAAATCAACTCCACCATGCTCCAAATCACTTGCCATGGTTGCAAACAACAGTTCCAAGCTCGAAATGCAGCAACCACCCCCGATGAGAATTCCTTGGTGTTGAGCTACGTGTCTTCTGCTATTACCACGGAAGGAGGAGGAGAAGTAGAAAATGATAATAATGCAAAAGATCATGGCAAAGACAACAACTAA